Proteins co-encoded in one Rhopalosiphum maidis isolate BTI-1 chromosome 2, ASM367621v3, whole genome shotgun sequence genomic window:
- the LOC113552536 gene encoding uncharacterized protein LOC113552536, producing the protein MGVIAHWIDFVTLERQSCVLACNRFTGNHLYDRVAEMLYNILREFSTQCDQVVSTIIDNGSNFVKAFKEFGCDFLKENDTDNDDKY; encoded by the exons ATGGGTGTTATAGCACACtgg attGATTTCGTTACATTAGAACGACAAAGCTGTGTACTAGCGTGCAACCGATTTACCGGAAACCACTTATACGACCGTGTGGCTGAAATGCTTTACAACATTTTACGTGAATTTTCAACTCAGTGTGACCAAGTTGTATCAACAATTATCGATAATGGAAGCAATTTTGTGAAAGCCTTTAAAGAATTTGGTTGTGATTTTCTAAAAGAGAATGATACTGACAATGatgataaatactaa
- the LOC113554200 gene encoding E3 SUMO-protein ligase KIAA1586-like: MPNEDNFVSDSQIDNQIQDVWDTSKIWPALWTKEQVIEFQKKNSWLSSKNGKLGCNNCIQAKNSINFQKSNIDSKVRISSEWVGFEIIAAGCNRTNQLASLRNKIKQHSESKAHVLAENILKKSSDKVLDKMFERISEVEIDSNTRLFRTVYCLAKNHRPFKQFEELVQLQQINGLDMGSSLHSRITATRMVNVIAKEMRKRLILRLIQSNSKFTIMIDESTTLSTKCTLILYISSYFDVESPVVAFLDLIDLDRQDAETIEKSIWLSLECNGISTSFALNNWIAFASDGASVMTGKKAGVATKLREKIPNLFTWHCLCHRLELSVHDVIKDCTGVSRFQSLMDKLYAYYHQSPKNSMGLDKSCVEVGIEMKKIGRVLNVRWSASSFRTIKAIWNNYPGIYLHVSKTHDVTSNGIKKKLESSSFLEELGLFYDVLSELAMLSCILQSRKTTLMRAQSEINRTIRILESLKAEPGEKEKEIIEAIQKGINKGVNITMTKSGGINRLQFLQNLVDRMRQRLFDDSKNKTMLEDIQVIDEVFKVAINDAKGEDEVKRVSRTLGFSEFESVVDFRSRNVFSSFMKALNILPTSTADCERGFSDMNLTITDLRTSLNIENVSDLMFISINGPSIADFNPRPYIKIWLRDHRSAVSTPRGKERKEIDDENKMQKLFFNNLFN; encoded by the exons ATGCCCAATGAAGATAATTTTGTTAGTGATAGTCAAATCGATAATCAAATACAAGATGTATGGGATACTTCCAAAATTTGGCCTGCATTATGGACAAAAGAACAGGTAATAGAGTTTCAAAAGAAAAACTCATGGTTAAGTAGCAAAAATGGGAAACTAGGATGTAATAATTGCATTCAAGCTAAAAATAgtatcaattttcaaaaatctaacATCGATAGCAAAGTTCGAATTTCTTCTGAGTGGGTAGGCTTTGAAATCATAGCTGCTGGGTGTAATCGTACAAATCAACTGGCttcattaagaaataaaattaaacaacattCAGAAAGCAAAGCTCATGTGTTAGCTGaaaacatattgaaaaaaagcTCAGACAAAgtattagataaaatgttcGAACGTATATCTGAAGTAGAGATTGATTCCAATACGCGACTTTTTAGAACTGTATATTGCTTGGCAAAAAATCACCGTCCCTTTAAACAGTTTGAAGAACTTGTTCAATTACAACAAATCAATGGATTGGACATGGGATCTTCCTTACATAGCAGAATAACTGCCACTCGAATGGTAAACGTCATTGCAAAGGAGATGCGCAAACGACTTATTTTACGCCTTATACAGTCGAATTCGAAATTTACCATAATGATTGACGAATCAACAACGCTGAGTACCAAATGTAcactaattttgtatatttcatcatattttgaCGTAGAATCGCCGGTTGTAGCATTCTTAGACCTGATTGACTTAGATAGACAAGATGCTGAAACTATCGAAAAATCTATTTGGTTAAGTTTAGAATGTAATGGGATATCAACATCGTTTGCATTAAACAACTGGATTGCTTTTGCCAGTGACGGAGCAAGTGTAATGACGGGTAAGAAAGCTGGAGTTGCTACTAAACTACGCGAAAAAATTCCGAATCTATTTACCTGGCATTGTTTATGTCATCGCCTCGAACTCTCAGTACATGACgtaataaaagattgtactgGAGTCTCTCGTTTCCAAAGTCTAATGGACAAACTCTACGCTTACTATCATCAAAgtcctaaaaattcaatgggTTTAGATAAATCTTGTGTTGAAGTAggcattgaaatgaaaaaaataggtcGTGTTTTGAATGTACGCTGGTCTGCAAGCAGTTTTCGAACTATAAAAGCCATATGGAATAATTATCCGggaatatatttacatgttaGTAAAACACATGATGTGACATCAAatggcataaaaaaaaaattagaatcctCTTCTTTTTTGGAGGAACTTGGACTTTTTTACGATGTTCTTTCTGAGCTTGCAATGTTATCTTGTATATTACAGTCCAGAAAAACAACTCTAATGCGTGCCCAGTCGGAGATAAATAGAACGATTAGAATTTTAGAAAGTCTGAAAGCTGAACCTGGGGAAAAAGAAAAGGAAATTATAGAAGCTATTCAGAAAGGAATTAACAAAGGTGTCAATATTACAATGACAAAATCAGGAGGGATTAACAGGTTACaatttttgcaaaatttaGTAGACAGAATGCGTCAACGCTTATTTGAtgactcaaaaaataaaacaatgctaGAAGACATTCag gtaattgATGAAGTGTTCAAAGTAGCAATTAATGATGCAAAGGGAGAAGATGAAGTTAAAAGAGTATCACGGACATTAGGTTTTTCTGAATTTGAAAGTGTAGTTGACTTCCGTTCaagaaatgttttttctagtttcatgAAAGCATTAAATATACTCCCAACTTCAACAGCTGATTGTGAACGAGGGTTTTCCGATATGAATTTGACAATAACTGATTTAAGGACTAgcttaaacattgaaaatgtGTCAGATTTGATGTTCATCTCTATCAATGGCCCTTCAATTGCAGATTTTAATCCTAgaccttatattaaaatttggttaAGAGATCACCGTTCTGCCGTTTCCACTCCTAGAGGTAAAGAAAGAAAAGAAATAGACGACGAAAATAAGAtgcagaaattattttttaacaatttatttaattaa